The Methanomassiliicoccales archaeon genomic interval GTTAATCCGTCAAAATCCACAAGACACTTAGACGTGTCTCCATACGTTCGGATGGCAAACCCTTGTTCATTATTTGTACTCCAAGCTTGAATGATCCCACCCTCTTTGATCGAGGACATGCATTTCACCCATAAACGTTCCCTGACCTCTGCAGATACTTTACCGAGGAAGACTCCGACCTTCGGTTCGATCATCCATCTGGACAACTCTCCACGAAGCGAACTGGGCGTCTTTTCAAGAATCATGATCAGCATTTCCCATCCTCTCGGACAGTTCCTCTTCATCCTCATGCCATAAAGGAGCGGGTCTTGCAGCATCATCGCTGAAATTGTCGTTTTCCTTAGACACAGTTACTTCCCCCATAAGTTCGTTGATGTCATCGACGATCCTTGCTAGGATGCGATGCTCCTTGAATGAATTTCGCAATTCCAATCGTATCCTCCTCTCAAGATCTTCGCTGCCTACGGCCGTTGCCATGAACGCAACAGGAATTGTCGTTTCCGTTTTATAGAGATCGGCGATATCATAGACGAACGAAAGTTGCTTGCCGTTGTGGATGAAACCTAACGC includes:
- the cas2e gene encoding type I-E CRISPR-associated endoribonuclease Cas2e, whose product is MLIMILEKTPSSLRGELSRWMIEPKVGVFLGKVSAEVRERLWVKCMSSIKEGGIIQAWSTNNEQGFAIRTYGDTSKCLVDFDGLTLVREYKL